Proteins from a single region of Hordeum vulgare subsp. vulgare chromosome 6H, MorexV3_pseudomolecules_assembly, whole genome shotgun sequence:
- the LOC123403407 gene encoding pentatricopeptide repeat-containing protein At2g17033, with amino-acid sequence MPAVASLSPPAPGPAASRRRRFSPASASLRRAASGGGSSWRGERRLMSELERTVTAGAAERVIRGYVGTKSERAALAALSRLLMDSDPLAVPFYEAVTQARWFKWSSIHAAAVAALLEANGRADESRSLIADSAGRLESTAELALFYCDLMAAFSSRGLKRRAMDFYAQLRAMPTPLAGGGKTYMAMIKSLCMLGLAAEAEEALREMVALGYQPDAFQFGLVAKCYGKAGQLAEMERVIASMSEAGIRLGTGAANIVLSCYSACREHGKMLAWLKKMRKLRVAPTTKAYNFVLNSCPTVVSMARELGPSLPLSAAQLVRKLKSASPWPAEVEVVQELLAASSVLNKAMVWSETEVKLNLHGFSITSAYVLMLQWVDAVRGGRALPLEVSVVCGVGKHSDVRGEPKVRELAQEVLSRMGSPLRLSARNKGRLVAKRDRVKQWLATEWTSVVPEDSTDQSPNASNKQPFLPKLLRKLGQFFSSFVSVSI; translated from the exons ATGCCGGCGGTGGCGTCACTATCGCCACCGGCGCCGGGGCCGGCCGCATCGCGTCGCCGGAGGTTCTCCCCCGCGTCGGCGTCGCTTCGCCGCGCCGCATCCGGAGGGGGCTCGAGCTGGCGGGGCGAGCGGCGCCTCATGTCGGAGCTGGAGCGCACGGTGACGGCGGGCGCCGCGGAGCGCGTCATCCGCGGCTACGTCGGCACCAAGTCGGAGCGCGCCGCCCTCGCCGCGCTCTCCCGCCTCCTCATGGACTCCGACCCCCTCGCCGTCCCC TTCTACGAGGCGGTGACCCAGGCCCGGTGGTTCAAGTGGAGCTCGATCCACGCCGCAGCCGTCGCCGCCTTGCTGGAAGCCAACGGCCGCGCCGACGAATCCAGATCCCTCATCGCCGACTCCGCCGGGCGCCTCGAGTCCACCGCTGAGCTGGCCCTCTTCTACTGTGACCTCATGGCGGCCTTCTCCTCGCGCGGGCTGAAGCGCCGGGCCATGGATTTCTACGCGCAGCTCCGGGCGATGCCGACGCCGCTCGCCGGGGGCGGCAAGACCTACATGGCCATGATTAAATCCCTGTGCATGTTGGGCCTCGCCGCCGAGGCCGAGGAGGCGCTGCGGGAGATGGTCGCTCTGGGGTACCAACCTGATGCGTTTCAGTTCGGATTGGTGGCGAAATGCTATGGGAAGGCAGGCCAATTGGCTGAGATGGAGAGGGTGATTGCGTCCATGTCTGAAGCCGGCATCCGCCTGGGCACCGGCGCGGCGAACATTGTCCTCTCGTGCTACAGCGCTTGCCGTGAGCACGGAAAGATGCTAGCGTGGCTGAAGAAGATGCGGAAGCTGCGCGTTGCGCCGACAACCAAAGCCTACAATTTCGTGCTCAACTCGTGCCCGACGGTGGTGTCGATGGCTCGTGAACTGGGCCCTTCGCTCCCGTTGTCGGCAGCGCAGTTGGTGAGGAAGCTCAAGTCTGCATCTCCATGGCCGGCAGAAGTTGAGGTGGTGCAGGAGCTTCTGGCAGCCTCATCAGTGTTGAACAAGGCGATGGTTTGGTCAGAAACTGAGGTGAAGCTGAACCTGCATGGGTTCAGTATAACATCAGCCTATGTGCTGATGCTGCAGTGGGTGGACGCAGTGAGAGGGGGCCGCGCATTGCCATTGGAAGTGTCTGTCGTGTGCGGCGTCGGGAAGCACAGTGACGTCCGAGGCGAGCCCAAAGTGCGGGAGCTGGCACAAGAGGTTCTGAGCCGGATGGGAAGCCCCCTGCGGCTGTCCGCGAGGAACAAAGGCCGGCTCGTGGCGAAGCGAGACAGGGTGAAACAATGGCTGGCCACTGAGTGGACTTCTGTGGTGCCTGAGGACAGCACAGATCAGTCACCCAATGCGAGCAATAAGCAACCATTTTTACCTAAGCTTTTGAGGAAACTCGGGCAGTTTTTTTCCTCCTTTGTGTCGGTTTCCATATGA